The Streptomyces sp. CC0208 genome window below encodes:
- a CDS encoding transglycosylase SLT domain-containing protein, with amino-acid sequence MPKIPFTRGHSRALTKRHKIAVAGVATLGAAAIAFSAVPGNAETTTSEAATYSAPVKYSSEQLKGLQSDVSEQLAAKALQGKAAEAKAKAEAAAKAKAKAKAATAAKKKAAAAAAAKKAAHARKAKEAASRAAHRAKLKRAVHRSYANNLDGWIKQSLDIMKSKGIPGSYNGLYRNIMRESSGNPNAINNWDINAINGIPSKGLLQVIPPTFQAYHVAGTSWNIYDPVANITAAANYAAHRYGSMDNVNSAY; translated from the coding sequence ATGCCCAAGATTCCTTTCACCCGTGGTCATAGTCGTGCGCTGACGAAGCGCCACAAGATCGCCGTCGCCGGAGTCGCGACGCTCGGTGCCGCCGCCATCGCCTTCAGCGCGGTTCCTGGCAACGCAGAGACCACGACGTCCGAGGCGGCCACCTACTCGGCCCCCGTGAAGTACTCCTCCGAGCAGCTCAAGGGCCTCCAGTCGGACGTCAGCGAGCAGCTCGCCGCCAAGGCTCTGCAGGGCAAGGCCGCCGAGGCGAAGGCGAAGGCAGAGGCTGCGGCGAAGGCGAAGGCCAAGGCCAAGGCCGCGACCGCCGCGAAGAAGAAGGCCGCCGCGGCCGCCGCCGCCAAGAAGGCCGCGCACGCCCGCAAGGCCAAGGAGGCCGCGAGCCGGGCCGCGCACCGCGCCAAGCTCAAGCGCGCGGTACACCGGAGCTACGCCAACAACCTGGACGGCTGGATCAAGCAGTCCCTGGACATCATGAAGTCCAAGGGCATCCCGGGCAGCTACAACGGTCTGTACCGCAACATCATGCGGGAGTCCTCGGGCAACCCGAACGCGATCAACAACTGGGACATCAACGCCATCAACGGCATCCCCTCGAAGGGGCTGCTCCAGGTCATCCCGCCGACGTTCCAGGCGTACCACGTCGCGGGCACGTCCTGGAACATCTACGACCCGGTCGCCAACATCACCGCCGCCGCGAACTACGCGGCCCACAGGTACGGCTCGATGGACAACGTGAACAGCGCGTACTGA
- a CDS encoding S-adenosylmethionine:tRNA ribosyltransferase-isomerase, whose product MTLAVHVPEELSARVPAEQRGPGLDRDAVRLLVSRSTEVSHHAFGELPRLLRAGDLLVVNTSPTLAAAVDGRIRHARVVVHFSTRGDDGRWAVELRDPDGRGTTRARAGGPAGTEVRLPGGGRLILEEAVSGRLWWARVCGGEVLGLLREHGRPIRYSYTERDQPLSVYQTVFALPSPDGAGSAEMPSAARPFTARLVAELVSRGVQFAPVTLHTGVASAEAHEPPYPERFSVPEASARLINAAKAGDGRVVAVGTTAVRAVESAAGADGVVRARAGWTDLVVTPERGVRVVDGLLTGLHEPEASHLLMLEAVAGRAAIDRGYEEALRRNYLWHEFGDVHLLLPQEGPHAEHCGRNYR is encoded by the coding sequence ATGACACTCGCTGTGCACGTACCGGAGGAGTTGTCGGCGCGGGTGCCCGCCGAGCAGCGTGGACCCGGGCTCGACCGGGACGCCGTACGGCTGCTGGTGTCGCGGAGCACCGAGGTGTCGCACCACGCCTTCGGGGAGCTTCCTCGGCTGCTGCGGGCCGGGGACCTGCTCGTCGTGAACACCTCCCCCACGCTGGCCGCGGCCGTCGACGGTCGGATCCGGCACGCGCGTGTGGTGGTGCACTTCTCCACACGCGGGGACGACGGTCGGTGGGCGGTGGAGCTGCGGGATCCCGACGGTAGGGGCACCACGCGTGCGCGGGCGGGCGGGCCCGCGGGGACGGAGGTACGGCTGCCCGGGGGCGGGCGGCTGATCCTGGAGGAGGCGGTGAGCGGGCGGCTGTGGTGGGCCCGGGTGTGCGGCGGGGAGGTCCTGGGACTGCTGCGGGAGCACGGGCGGCCCATTCGCTACTCCTACACGGAGCGGGACCAGCCGTTGTCCGTCTACCAGACGGTGTTCGCGCTGCCGTCGCCCGACGGAGCGGGCAGCGCGGAGATGCCCAGTGCCGCGCGACCCTTCACCGCGCGGCTGGTGGCGGAGCTGGTGAGCCGGGGTGTGCAGTTCGCGCCGGTCACGCTGCACACGGGGGTGGCCTCGGCCGAGGCGCACGAGCCGCCGTATCCCGAGCGGTTCTCGGTGCCGGAGGCCTCCGCGCGGCTGATCAACGCTGCGAAGGCCGGGGACGGCCGGGTCGTCGCCGTCGGCACGACGGCCGTGCGGGCCGTGGAGTCGGCGGCCGGGGCCGACGGGGTCGTACGCGCGCGTGCGGGGTGGACGGATCTCGTCGTGACCCCGGAGCGCGGGGTGCGGGTGGTGGACGGGCTGCTGACCGGGCTGCACGAGCCGGAGGCCTCACATCTGCTGATGCTGGAGGCGGTCGCGGGGCGGGCGGCGATCGACCGCGGGTACGAGGAGGCGCTGCGCCGGAACTACCTGTGGCACGAGTTCGGGGACGTGCATCTCCTCCTGCCACAGGAGGGCCCTCACGCAGAGCATTGCGGCCGCAACTACCGGTGA
- a CDS encoding SDR family NAD(P)-dependent oxidoreductase, with amino-acid sequence MPVAIITGASKGLGRALAEALAARGWDLVLDARTAEVLKETAAALAGHGTRVTAVPGDVTDPAHRSELVAAARKLGGVDLLVNNASALGAEPLTRLEGLPLDGLRRALEVNVVAALGLVQGALPLLRASEAGTVIAVSSDAVAEAYETWGGYGASKAALDHLTAVLGEEEPRLRVWAVDPGDMATDLYAAAVPDDQDPRPEPASVVPAFLRLLDERPVSGRYGAPSLLEGR; translated from the coding sequence ATGCCGGTAGCGATCATCACGGGGGCCTCGAAGGGGCTGGGGCGGGCGCTCGCCGAGGCGCTGGCCGCGCGGGGCTGGGACCTGGTGCTCGACGCGAGGACGGCGGAGGTCCTGAAGGAGACGGCGGCCGCGCTCGCCGGGCACGGGACCCGGGTGACGGCGGTGCCCGGTGACGTCACGGATCCGGCGCACCGCTCCGAGCTGGTGGCGGCGGCCCGGAAACTCGGTGGCGTCGATCTGCTGGTGAACAACGCGAGCGCGCTGGGCGCCGAGCCGCTGACGCGCCTCGAGGGGCTGCCTCTGGACGGGCTGCGCCGCGCACTGGAGGTGAACGTCGTGGCCGCGCTGGGCCTGGTCCAGGGGGCCCTGCCGCTGTTGCGGGCCTCGGAGGCCGGCACGGTGATCGCGGTCAGTTCGGACGCCGTCGCCGAGGCCTATGAGACGTGGGGCGGCTACGGGGCGTCGAAGGCCGCCCTGGACCACCTCACGGCGGTGCTGGGCGAGGAGGAGCCGCGGCTGCGGGTGTGGGCCGTCGATCCCGGGGACATGGCGACGGACCTGTACGCGGCGGCCGTACCGGACGACCAGGACCCGCGGCCGGAGCCGGCGAGTGTGGTGCCGGCGTTTCTGCGGCTGCTGGACGAGCGGCCGGTGAGCGGGCGGTACGGGGCTCCGTCGCTGCTGGAGGGGCGATGA
- a CDS encoding GAF domain-containing sensor histidine kinase: MSQGPRSGLAAVSSALLAMSRHLEVRDVLKTIVASARELLDAQYAALGVPDDHGGFAQFVVDGVSDEQWKAIGPLPRQHGILAAMLHEATPERLADVRKDPRFEGWPSAHPDLVDFLGLPIRDGDEVIGALFLANKNCPKPEGSCGFTEEDEELLSILAQHAAIALTNARLYERSRELTIAEERSRLAHELHDAVSQKLFSLRLTAQAAAALVDRDPSRAKGELHQVAVLAAEAADELRAAVVELRPAALDEDGLTATLRTQIHVLDRAHTARVTFAARNFRALPAAQEEAMLRVAQEALHNALRHSGAEHVDVTLDRRGSGAVLRVTDDGCGFEPKAIRRAGRHLGLVSMRDRTSGVGGTLTVESAPGKGTTIEMEVPGG, translated from the coding sequence ATGAGTCAAGGCCCCCGGTCCGGCCTCGCCGCGGTGAGTTCCGCGCTCCTGGCCATGAGCAGGCACCTGGAAGTGCGTGACGTCCTCAAGACGATCGTCGCCTCGGCCCGCGAACTGCTCGACGCGCAGTACGCCGCCCTCGGCGTCCCGGACGACCACGGCGGCTTCGCCCAGTTCGTGGTCGACGGTGTCAGCGACGAGCAGTGGAAGGCCATCGGCCCGCTCCCGCGCCAGCACGGCATCCTCGCCGCGATGCTCCACGAGGCCACACCCGAGCGCCTGGCCGATGTCCGCAAGGACCCCCGCTTCGAGGGCTGGCCGTCCGCCCACCCCGACCTGGTCGACTTCCTGGGCCTGCCGATCCGCGACGGCGACGAGGTCATCGGCGCCTTGTTCCTCGCCAACAAGAACTGCCCCAAGCCTGAAGGAAGTTGTGGCTTCACCGAGGAGGACGAGGAACTCCTCTCGATCCTCGCCCAGCACGCCGCGATCGCCCTCACCAACGCCCGCCTCTACGAACGCAGCCGCGAGCTCACGATCGCCGAGGAGCGCTCCCGCCTGGCCCACGAACTGCACGACGCGGTCAGCCAGAAGCTCTTCTCCCTGCGCCTGACCGCCCAGGCCGCAGCCGCCCTCGTCGACCGCGACCCCTCCCGCGCCAAGGGCGAACTGCACCAGGTGGCCGTGCTCGCCGCCGAGGCCGCCGACGAACTGCGCGCCGCAGTCGTCGAGTTGCGCCCCGCCGCCCTGGACGAGGACGGCCTCACCGCCACCCTGCGCACCCAGATCCACGTCCTGGACCGCGCCCACACCGCGCGCGTGACCTTCGCCGCCCGTAACTTCCGCGCACTGCCGGCCGCCCAGGAGGAGGCCATGCTCCGCGTCGCCCAGGAGGCCCTGCACAACGCGCTGCGGCACTCGGGAGCAGAGCATGTCGACGTCACCCTGGACCGGCGCGGCAGCGGAGCCGTCCTGCGCGTCACGGACGACGGCTGCGGCTTCGAACCGAAGGCGATCCGCCGCGCGGGACGCCACCTCGGCCTGGTCTCCATGCGGGACCGCACCAGCGGGGTCGGCGGCACGCTGACCGTGGAATCGGCGCCCGGCAAGGGCACCACGATCGAGATGGAGGTCCCCGGTGGCTGA
- a CDS encoding response regulator transcription factor has protein sequence MADAIKVLLVDDHQVVRRGLRTFLEVQDDIAVVGEAADGAEGVARAEELKPDVVLMDVKMPGMDGIDALRKLRELNNPARVLIVTSFTEQRTMVPALRAGAAGYVYKDIDPDALAGAIRSVHAGHILLQPEVAGVLLSQEENNSGQGRGGSLTEREREVLGLIADGRSNREIARALVLSEKTVKTHVSNILMKLDLADRTQAALWAVRHGLAG, from the coding sequence GTGGCTGACGCGATCAAGGTCCTGCTCGTCGACGACCACCAGGTCGTCCGCCGGGGACTGCGCACCTTCCTCGAAGTGCAGGACGACATAGCGGTCGTGGGCGAGGCCGCCGACGGCGCCGAGGGCGTCGCGCGCGCCGAGGAACTGAAGCCCGACGTCGTCCTCATGGACGTCAAGATGCCGGGCATGGACGGCATCGACGCCCTGCGCAAACTGCGCGAACTGAACAACCCCGCGCGCGTGCTGATCGTCACCAGCTTCACCGAACAGCGCACAATGGTCCCGGCCCTGCGCGCGGGCGCCGCCGGTTACGTCTACAAGGACATCGACCCCGACGCCCTCGCCGGCGCCATCCGCTCCGTGCACGCCGGGCACATCCTGCTCCAACCCGAGGTCGCGGGCGTCCTGTTGTCCCAGGAGGAGAACAACTCCGGCCAGGGCAGAGGCGGTTCGCTCACCGAGCGGGAGCGCGAGGTGCTCGGACTGATCGCGGACGGCCGCTCCAACCGGGAGATCGCCCGCGCGCTGGTCCTCTCCGAGAAGACCGTCAAGACGCACGTCTCGAACATCCTGATGAAACTCGACCTGGCAGACCGGACACAGGCGGCACTGTGGGCGGTTCGTCACGGATTGGCCGGTTGA
- the chpE gene encoding chaplin ChpE produces MKNLKKAAAVTMVAGGLIAAGAGMASATDGAHADGKAVGSPGVISGNLVQAPVHVPVNAVGNSVNVIGVLNPAFGNLGLNH; encoded by the coding sequence GTGAAGAACCTGAAGAAGGCAGCGGCCGTGACGATGGTGGCCGGAGGGCTGATCGCCGCCGGTGCCGGTATGGCCTCCGCCACCGACGGGGCGCACGCCGACGGCAAGGCCGTGGGCTCGCCCGGCGTCATCTCGGGCAACCTCGTCCAGGCCCCGGTGCACGTCCCGGTGAACGCGGTCGGCAACAGCGTGAACGTCATCGGCGTGCTGAACCCCGCCTTCGGCAACCTCGGTCTCAACCACTGA
- a CDS encoding ABC transporter ATP-binding protein — translation MSDVLELQDVSVVREDRALVDQVSWSVKEGERWVILGPNGAGKTTLLNLASSYLYPSKGTATILGETLGRPGTDVFELRPRIGMAGIAMADKLPKRQTVLETVLTAAYGMTAGWQEEYEEIDEQRARAFLDRLGMSDYLDRKFGTLSEGERKRTLIARALMTDPELLLLDEPAAGLDLGGREDLVRRLGRLARDPIAPSMLMVTHHVEEIAPGFTHVLMIRQGRVLAAGPLELELTSRNLSMCFGLPLVVEQVGERWTAQGLPLS, via the coding sequence ATGAGCGATGTTCTGGAGCTTCAGGACGTATCCGTGGTCCGCGAGGACCGGGCTCTGGTGGACCAGGTCTCCTGGTCGGTCAAAGAGGGCGAGCGATGGGTCATCCTCGGCCCCAACGGCGCCGGCAAGACCACGCTCCTGAACCTCGCGTCCAGCTACCTCTACCCCAGCAAGGGCACCGCCACCATCCTCGGCGAGACCCTCGGCAGGCCCGGCACCGACGTCTTCGAACTGCGCCCGCGCATCGGCATGGCCGGCATCGCCATGGCCGACAAGCTCCCCAAGCGCCAGACCGTCCTGGAGACCGTGCTGACGGCGGCGTACGGCATGACCGCCGGCTGGCAGGAGGAGTACGAGGAGATCGACGAGCAGCGCGCCCGCGCCTTCCTCGACCGCCTCGGCATGAGCGACTACCTGGACCGCAAGTTCGGCACCCTCTCCGAGGGCGAGCGCAAGCGCACCCTCATCGCCCGCGCCCTCATGACCGACCCCGAGCTCCTGCTTCTCGACGAGCCCGCCGCCGGCCTCGATCTCGGCGGCCGCGAGGACCTGGTCCGCCGCCTCGGCCGGCTCGCCCGCGACCCGATCGCCCCCTCGATGCTCATGGTCACCCACCATGTCGAGGAGATCGCCCCCGGCTTCACCCACGTCCTCATGATCCGTCAGGGCAGGGTGCTCGCCGCCGGTCCCCTGGAGCTCGAACTCACCTCCCGCAACCTCTCCATGTGCTTCGGCCTCCCCCTTGTCGTCGAGCAGGTCGGCGAGCGCTGGACCGCACAGGGCCTTCCGCTGTCGTGA
- a CDS encoding NfeD family protein: MNDIDAWVWWLVGAAALGIPLVVTAMPEFGMLAAGAFAAAIAAGLGGDVVVQVLVFAVVSVALIAVVRPIATRHRSQRPQLATGIDALRGKQAVVLERVDSTGGRIKLAGEVWSARSLDTGRAFEVGQEVDVVDIEGATAIIM, translated from the coding sequence GTGAACGACATCGACGCATGGGTGTGGTGGCTCGTCGGCGCGGCAGCGCTCGGAATCCCGCTCGTGGTGACCGCGATGCCGGAGTTCGGCATGCTCGCGGCGGGCGCCTTCGCCGCCGCGATCGCGGCCGGACTCGGCGGTGACGTCGTCGTCCAGGTGCTCGTGTTCGCCGTCGTCTCGGTGGCCCTCATCGCCGTCGTACGGCCCATCGCGACCCGGCATCGCTCCCAGCGGCCCCAACTCGCCACGGGTATCGACGCGTTGAGGGGCAAACAGGCCGTCGTCCTGGAGCGTGTCGACAGCACGGGTGGCCGGATCAAGCTCGCCGGCGAAGTCTGGTCCGCCCGCTCTCTCGACACCGGCCGTGCCTTCGAAGTAGGCCAGGAAGTGGATGTCGTGGACATCGAGGGAGCCACGGCGATCATCATGTGA
- a CDS encoding SPFH domain-containing protein, giving the protein MEPVIIVLIILVVLVFIALIKTIQVIPQASAAIVERFGRYTRTLNAGLNIVVPFIDTIRNRIDLREQVVPFPPQPVITQDNLVVNIDTVIYYQVTDARAATYEVASYIQAIEQLTVTTLRNIIGGMDLERTLTSREEINAALRGVLDEATGKWGIRVNRVELKAIEPPTSIQDSMEKQMRADRDKRAAILTAEGTRQAAILTAEGEKQSQILRAEGEAKAAALRAEGEAQAVRTVFEAIHAGDPDQKLLSYQYLQMLPKIAEGDANKLWIVPSEIGDALKGLSGAMGNFGNFGGGSGAGNGGSERRETPKID; this is encoded by the coding sequence ATGGAACCGGTCATCATCGTCTTGATCATCCTGGTGGTGTTGGTCTTCATCGCCCTGATCAAGACGATCCAGGTCATCCCGCAGGCGAGCGCCGCGATTGTCGAGCGCTTCGGCCGCTACACGCGGACGCTCAACGCGGGACTCAACATCGTCGTCCCGTTCATAGACACCATCCGCAACCGCATCGACCTGCGTGAACAGGTCGTCCCCTTCCCGCCGCAGCCGGTGATCACCCAGGACAACCTGGTCGTCAACATCGACACGGTCATCTATTACCAGGTCACCGACGCCCGGGCGGCGACCTACGAGGTCGCCAGCTACATCCAGGCGATCGAGCAGCTCACCGTCACCACCCTCCGCAACATCATCGGCGGCATGGACCTGGAGCGGACCCTGACCTCCCGCGAGGAGATCAACGCGGCCCTGCGCGGCGTCCTCGACGAGGCCACCGGCAAGTGGGGCATCCGCGTCAACCGCGTGGAACTGAAGGCCATCGAGCCCCCGACCTCCATCCAGGACTCGATGGAGAAGCAGATGCGCGCCGACCGTGACAAGCGCGCCGCGATCCTCACCGCCGAAGGTACGCGCCAGGCCGCGATCCTCACGGCCGAGGGTGAGAAGCAGTCCCAGATCCTGCGCGCCGAGGGTGAGGCCAAGGCCGCCGCCCTCCGCGCCGAAGGCGAAGCCCAGGCCGTCCGCACGGTCTTCGAGGCGATCCACGCCGGAGACCCGGACCAGAAGCTCCTCTCCTACCAGTACCTCCAGATGCTCCCGAAGATCGCCGAGGGCGACGCCAACAAGCTCTGGATCGTCCCCAGCGAAATCGGCGACGCCCTCAAGGGCCTCTCCGGAGCGATGGGCAACTTCGGCAACTTCGGCGGCGGTTCGGGCGCAGGCAACGGCGGCTCGGAACGCCGGGAAACCCCGAAGATCGACTGA
- a CDS encoding HNH endonuclease: MRDTLVLNASFEPLSTVTLNRAVVLVLQDKAVVEQSHPELRMRGAAVDIPAPRVIRLCRYVRVPFRRQAPWSRRGVLVRDRHRCAYCGRRATTVDHVVPRSQGGQDTWLNTVASCAEDNHRKANRTPAEAGMPLLREPFEPTPADAMLLSLGHEDFSALPDWLAGEAA, from the coding sequence ATGCGGGACACGCTGGTACTGAACGCGAGCTTCGAGCCGCTGTCGACGGTGACGTTGAACCGAGCCGTCGTTCTGGTGCTTCAGGACAAGGCCGTCGTCGAGCAGTCCCACCCCGAACTGCGCATGCGCGGAGCCGCGGTCGACATACCGGCGCCCCGGGTGATCAGGTTGTGCAGGTATGTGCGGGTGCCCTTCCGAAGACAAGCCCCGTGGTCGCGGCGGGGTGTTCTGGTGCGTGACCGGCACAGGTGCGCGTACTGCGGGCGGCGGGCGACGACCGTGGACCACGTGGTGCCGCGGTCGCAGGGTGGTCAGGACACCTGGCTGAACACGGTGGCCTCCTGCGCGGAGGACAACCACCGCAAGGCGAACCGGACTCCGGCGGAGGCGGGGATGCCGTTGCTGCGGGAGCCGTTCGAGCCCACTCCGGCGGACGCGATGCTGTTGTCGCTGGGGCACGAGGACTTCTCGGCGTTGCCGGATTGGCTGGCTGGAGAGGCCGCCTAG
- a CDS encoding YbhB/YbcL family Raf kinase inhibitor-like protein gives MTELKRRPLPHDFHPPVPSFTVTSEDVQEGGTLKDAQVYAAGNTSPQLRWEGFPPETKSFAVTCYDPDAPTGSGFWHWVVFDIPASVTELPVGAGSGKFEGLPEGAVQARNDYGSKDFGGAAPPAGDGPHRYVFTVYAVDQEKLGPDADASPAYVGFNLRFHTVARAQLIGEYEVPAED, from the coding sequence GTGACCGAGCTCAAGCGGCGTCCGCTCCCCCATGACTTCCATCCGCCCGTCCCGTCGTTCACGGTGACGAGCGAGGACGTACAGGAGGGCGGCACGCTCAAGGACGCTCAGGTCTACGCGGCCGGCAACACCTCTCCGCAGCTGCGCTGGGAGGGCTTCCCGCCGGAGACCAAGAGCTTCGCCGTGACCTGTTACGACCCCGACGCGCCTACGGGCAGCGGGTTCTGGCACTGGGTCGTGTTCGACATCCCGGCCTCGGTGACCGAGCTGCCGGTCGGTGCGGGCAGCGGCAAGTTCGAGGGGCTGCCGGAGGGTGCCGTACAGGCGCGGAACGACTACGGGTCGAAGGACTTCGGTGGGGCCGCTCCGCCGGCCGGGGACGGGCCGCACCGGTACGTCTTCACCGTGTACGCCGTGGACCAGGAGAAGCTCGGGCCGGATGCCGATGCGTCGCCTGCTTATGTGGGCTTCAACCTGCGGTTCCACACCGTCGCGCGGGCCCAGTTGATCGGTGAGTACGAGGTGCCCGCCGAAGACTGA
- a CDS encoding sporulation protein, which translates to MAFKKLLASLGAGGASVETVLTEVNVVPGGVVQGEVRIQGGSVDQEIEGLSVGLQAKVEVESGDQEYKQDIEFTKVSLGGAFTLQANAVHAVPFGLEIPWETPITMIDGQTLRGMNVGVTTELAIARAVDSGDLDPVNVHPLPAQKAILDAFMQLGFRFKNADLERGHIRGTRQQLPFYQEIEFFPPQQYRGLNQVELSFVADGNAMDVVLEMDKKPGLFSEGSDTFRSFQVGLHDYQSTDWAAYLNQWLSEVGSRRNWF; encoded by the coding sequence ATGGCGTTCAAGAAGCTGCTCGCGAGCCTGGGGGCCGGCGGGGCTTCGGTGGAGACGGTGCTGACCGAGGTCAACGTCGTCCCGGGTGGTGTCGTCCAGGGCGAGGTGCGGATCCAGGGTGGATCCGTCGACCAGGAGATCGAGGGGCTGTCGGTCGGGCTCCAGGCCAAGGTCGAGGTCGAGAGCGGCGACCAGGAGTACAAGCAGGACATCGAGTTCACGAAGGTCTCGCTCGGCGGTGCCTTCACGCTTCAGGCGAACGCGGTACACGCGGTGCCGTTCGGTCTGGAGATTCCCTGGGAGACGCCGATCACGATGATCGACGGCCAGACGCTGCGCGGTATGAACGTCGGCGTGACGACCGAGCTGGCGATCGCGCGTGCCGTGGACTCCGGTGACCTGGACCCCGTCAACGTGCACCCGCTGCCGGCGCAGAAGGCGATCCTGGACGCCTTCATGCAGCTGGGCTTCCGCTTCAAGAACGCGGACCTGGAGCGCGGCCACATCCGGGGGACGCGGCAGCAGCTGCCGTTCTACCAGGAGATCGAGTTCTTCCCGCCGCAGCAGTACCGCGGGCTCAACCAGGTCGAGTTGAGCTTCGTCGCGGACGGCAACGCGATGGACGTCGTGCTGGAGATGGACAAGAAGCCGGGGCTGTTCAGCGAGGGCAGTGACACGTTCCGGTCCTTCCAGGTGGGGCTGCACGACTACCAGAGCACCGACTGGGCCGCCTACCTCAACCAGTGGCTGTCCGAGGTCGGCAGCAGGCGCAACTGGTTCTAG
- a CDS encoding DNA-3-methyladenine glycosylase has protein sequence MITPPDRTPLPREFFDRPVLEVAPDLLGRTLVRTTPDGPIVVRLTEVEAYDGPNDPGSHAYRGRTARNDVMFGPPGHVYVYFTYGMWFCMNLVCGPEGRASAVLLRAGEVLEGAELARKRRLSARNDKELAKGPARLATALGVDRALDGTDACDPGETPLRVLTGTPVASDQVLNGPRTGVAGDGGVHPWRFWVANDPTVSPYRAHAPRRRSS, from the coding sequence ATGATCACGCCCCCGGACCGTACGCCACTGCCACGAGAGTTCTTCGACCGCCCCGTACTGGAAGTCGCCCCCGACCTCCTCGGCCGCACCCTCGTCCGTACGACCCCGGACGGCCCGATCGTGGTGCGCCTCACGGAGGTCGAGGCGTACGACGGTCCGAACGACCCCGGCTCCCACGCCTATCGCGGCCGCACGGCCCGCAACGACGTGATGTTCGGTCCGCCCGGGCATGTGTACGTCTACTTCACCTACGGCATGTGGTTCTGCATGAACCTGGTGTGCGGACCGGAAGGCCGGGCGAGCGCCGTCCTGCTCCGCGCCGGCGAGGTCCTCGAAGGCGCCGAGCTGGCACGCAAACGTCGACTCTCGGCCCGAAATGACAAGGAACTGGCCAAAGGGCCGGCCCGTCTGGCCACGGCCCTCGGCGTGGACCGGGCCCTGGACGGTACGGACGCCTGCGACCCGGGCGAGACCCCGCTGAGGGTGCTCACCGGCACTCCGGTCGCCTCCGACCAGGTACTCAACGGTCCGCGAACCGGAGTGGCCGGCGACGGAGGCGTCCACCCCTGGCGGTTCTGGGTCGCCAACGACCCGACAGTGAGCCCCTATCGCGCGCATGCCCCGAGGCGGCGCTCAAGTTGA